The genomic region TGCTGGTCGGCTCGGGCATGGGCCGAGTATATCGGCAAGGTCGGCAGAAACTGCCGAGTTTGGAGGCGCAGGAATTCTCAGGAAGCTGTCGGTTCCTCGACGGGCTCGGCGGCGGCGTCTGCGACGGGGACGTTCGCGGTGACCGTGGTGGGGGAGGTGGCGGGCGATTGCGTCGCCACGGGGGTGGGGGCGGGCACCACCGGCGAAGTGATGGTGGTCTGCACCTTGGGCTCGGGCTTCTTGTCGTAGGCGGCGGCCTGGGCCTCGATGGCGCGCCGGCGGGCGATCTTGATGGCGGTGACGCCGATGTAAGCCGCGAGGATCATCGCGAGGAGGTAGATGATGCGGGCGCGGACGAGGCTCATCCCGACGCCCAGTGCGGCGAAGGAGGCGGCGATGCCGTAAAGGCAGAGGACCGCGCCCTTGACGCCGAAGGCGCGCCGGAGCATGTGGTGGAGGTGCTGGTCGTCGGCGGCGGAGATGCTCTTGCCCTCCATCTTGCGACGGACGATGGCGAGGGCGGTGTCGAGGATGGGGAGGGCGTAGATGATGAGCCCGGCGACGACGAGGTGTGTCTGACCCTTGTCGCCCAGGGTGAGGATGATCACGCAGGTGCAGAAGCCAAGGAGCAGGGAGCCGGCGTCCCCCAGGAAGATGGTCGCTGGGTTGAAGTTGTGGGGGAGGAAGCCCAGGCAGGCGCCGAGCACCGCGAGGCACATGATGATGCGCTGGGAGTCCCGCGGGCCGTCGTCGACCACTGCCAGGCCCAGCGCGACCACGAGCAGGCCGGCGGAGGAGATGGCGGTGGTTCCCGAGAGCAGGCCGTCGAGGCCGTCGATGAGGTTCGAGGCGTTGCAGAGGGCGAGCACTGCGACGGCGATGATTGCGGTGCCGGCCCAGTAGACGACGTCGATGGGGATGGTGTCGGCGCCTGCGATGGGGAAGGGCAGCGGGATGTTGAGGAGGATGGTGGGGGAGCCGCCGATGACCTTGGTGGCGATGCCGAGGGAGTCGGCGAGGGGGATGAGCAGTCCGGCGGCGAGCTTGACGCCGACGTTCTCGTAGGCGAGGGCCGCGGCGGCGAAGAGCTGGCCGCCGATCTTGACACGGGGGCTGATGCCGAAGACGTCGTCGAGGAAGCCGACGATCATGATGACGGTCATGCCCAGGAGCACGGAGATAGGCACGTGCTGGTGGTAGACGCCGTACTTCTCCTCGAGGTGGGCGGGCTTGACGGGGTGCCACTCAATGAGCCAGGGGAGCTTGAGGGCGAGCAGGCTGTAGAAGATGCCGCCCACGATGCCCACGAACACGGCGACACCGCCGAGGTAGGCAATGGGGATGCGGTGGACCTTGCGGGGGTCGCTGGGGCGGTCGATCACGCCGTTGGCGACTGCCAGCTTGCGCATGATGGGCGTGGCGAAGAGCGTGAGGACAAAGGAGACGATGAGGACGCCGATGTAGCCCTCGAAGACCGACAGGCGGGTGAGGAGGTTGGAGGCGGTGGTGGCGGCGTCGGTCGCGGTGTGTGTGGCGGCCTCCGCGGCGTCCGCGGTGGTCTCAGTCGCTGCTTGTGCCAGGATGGCCCAGACGCCTGTCACTGCTTGCCTCGCTTGAAGTCGGTAGAGAATGAAGCGGCAACGTCGAGGATGGTGCGTTCCAGAGGGATGCGTGGGGCGAAGCCGACGGCGGCGCGGAGGCGGGAGAGGTCGGGCCGGCGCTGGCCGAGGTCCTCGAACCCGCGGGTGTAGGCCTGAGTGTAGGGGATTTTGCGGACGCCGGAGGTGGAGCGCAGAGTGGTGATGACGGAGCTTGCAAGTTCGCCGATGGTGATGGGGGTGTCGGCGCCGACGTTGAAGACCTGGCCGTGGCAGGCGGGGTTGGCCATGAGGCGCGGCAGGACCTCGACCACATCGCGCACATCGCAGAAGCAGCGGGACTGTGTGCCGTCGCCGTAGACCTCGAGGTCGCGGCCTTCGAGCGCGGCCTGCACGAAGCGGGGCAGGACCATGCCGTACTCGCCGACCTGGCGCGGGCCGACCGTGTTGAAGAAGCGGGTGACGACCGCGGGCAGGCCCTGCTGGGCGTGGTAGGCAAGGGCGAGGTACTCGTCGACGGCCTTGGTGCAGGCATAGGACCAGCGCGACATCGTGGTGGGGCCGTAGACAACGTCGTCTTCTTCGGAGAAGGGCGAGCGGGTGGACTTGCCGTACACCTCGCTGCTGGAGGCGATGAGCGTGGGGACGCCGCGGCCTTCGCGGGAGCGGGTAGCGGCGAAGCGGAGCAGGGCGGAGGTCTGCTCGATGTTGGTCTCGATGGAGCGGATGGGGTCGGCGATGATGAGCTTGACGCCCACTGCGGCGGCCAGGTGATAGATCTCGTCGAAGGTCTCGCCCTTGCCGAAGGCGGCGAGGGCGTCCTTGAGGTCGGCCTCCACGAAGCGGAGGCGCTCGTGCATCGCGGGAAGGTTGCTGCGGCGGCCGGTGGAGAGGTTGTCGACGACGGTTACGTGGTCGCCGCGGGCGAGGAGGAGCTCGGTGAGGTGGGACCCGATAAAGCCCGCACCCCCGCTCACCACCACCCGGCGGTGTTCACCTGGGGTCGTGCTGGCGGGCGGGGGTGGGGTCATGGCTGAAGATTACCAGTGGGCCGGGCGCGGTGCTCAGGCCTGCTGGTACTCGTGGGCGGCGCGGATGTTGCCCTTCATGTAGCCGCCGCTGGAGGAGCGGACGGCGTTGACGACGACGCCCAGGAACTCGCTGCGGCCGTCGCTGAGCTCGTTCTTGACGCGGGCGATCATGCCGCGCTTCTCGGCGAGGGCGCGGACGACGAGGATGGAGGCGTCGCAGCGGTGGGCGAGGGCGACGCCGTCGCCGGCGACGATGGCGGGGGCGCAGTCGATGAGGATGAGGTCGTAGTCCTGGCGGGCGCGGTTGAGGACGTCCGTCATGGCGTCGGTGGCGAGGCGCTCGAAGACGCGGTGCTCCTTGCTGCCGGCGCTGAGGACGTCGAGGTTGGGCGTGGAGGTTGCCTGGATGGCGTCGGTCAGCTCTACGCTGCGGGCGAGGACGTCGGCGAGGCCCTTGCCCTCGCTGAGGCCCATGACGCGGTGCAGCGAGGGGCGGCGGAAGTTGGCGTCCACGACGAGCACGCGCTTGTCGGCGGCGGCGAAGGCGAAAGCGAGGTTGGAGACGGCGCTGGTGGCGCCGCTGCCCGGCATGCCGGCGATGACCAGGAGCGTCTTGTGGTCGGCGGCGGCGACGCGCTTGGCGACGCTGCCGCGGATCTGGCGGAAGCTCTCGGCGACGATGCCGCGGGGGCGGTCGCGGAAGGCGGTCTCGGTGGCGCCGACGCCCGAGGGGTCTTCCGACGCTTCGGGGACCCAGCCCAGGAGCTTGGTGCGCGGGATGATGGAGATGTCGGAGGGGCCCTTGACGCGCTGGTCGACGACCTCGCGCAGGACAACCAGGCCGCCGACGAGGCCGACGCAGAGGATCATGCCCGCGGGGAGCATGAGCTTCCACTTGGGGAAAGACATCTCGTTGGGGGTCTTCTCGGGCTGGAGCAGGACCACGCGGTTGAAGCTGCCCATCTGCTGGAGGCTGAGCAGATTCTGGAAGGATGCGGTGGTGTCCGCCTTACTCGCCATGATGGTGCGGATCTGGTTCTCGATGTCGTCGAGCTGGCCCTGCGCGGTGGTGAGGTCGGTGAGGCGACGCTTGTAGGCGCCGCTCTCCTGCACGAGCTTCTCCTCCTGGCTTTCGAGCTGGGCGACGCCCTTGGCGAGCTCATCGAGCTCGCCGGCGAACATCTTGGCGAGGCGCTCGCTCTTCACGCGCTCGAGGTTCTGGCGGGCGCCCTCGAGGTTGGCGTCCACCATGCGGACTTCGCGGTGGTCGGGGGAGAGGCCGCGGTTGAGCAGCATCTGGCGGGTGGTCTCGAGCTTGGAGATCATGGACTGGACCTCGAGCACCGCGGGGTCCTTCTCGATGTTGGCGAGCAGCTCAGGGGAGAAGCCGCCGGCCTGCTGCTGCTCCTGCATCTGGGTCAGGCGCTTGCGGGCGCTCTGGAGGGAGAGCGAGACCTGCTGGAGCTCTTCCTCGGTGTTGGCCAGGAGCATGCGCGTCGCGTTGGCGGCGTCGCGGATGGCGTCAAGGCTCATGGTGGTGACGAGGCCGTCACGCTTGCGGGCGAGGTTCTTGAGCTCGATGTCGTAGCGGTCGATCTGGTCGCGGATGGCCTTCACGCGGTCGTCGGAGAGGTCCTGCGTCTGGCTCTTGAGGACGAGGGTGTACTTCTCGCGCACGAGGCGGAGGATCTCGGTGGCGTCTTCCTTGTTGCTGTCGGAAACCGAGAGCTCGATCAGGTTGGTCTGGGGGAGGACGCGGGCGCCGACGATGTCGCGCAGCTCCTCGGTCATCTTGTCGTAGCGGGGGGCCTGCATGCCCGTGGAGCCGTCAACCTCCAGGAACTGCTTGGCCCAGCCGGAGGCCTTGTTGATCAGCTGGGGGTCCTCGGCGACCTTGGCGAGGACGATGTCGGAGGTCATCATGCGGACCTGCGTCTGCATGAAGCGGTCCATCTCCTGACCGCCGACGTACTGGGCGTTGGCGCCGCCGACGTCCTCCTGCGGGGGGAGGCAGTTGAAGATCGCGACGGGCGACCACTTGGGGGCGACGGTGCGCAGGACCAGGTGGGCGCCGACGCCCAGCACCGCGCCGGCGACGGCGGCGCCGCCCAGCACGAGCTTGTACTTGTTGAGCAGCTTGAGCGGATCGATGCTGCCGGCCTGCGCCGCGAGGGCGGCGGGCGGCGTTGCGGTCGAGCCCATGCGCGCGGGCTGGTTCATCACGGGTGCTGCACTGGCCGGAAGCGTCGTCATAGGTACATTCCTCTACTGCCCATCGCGGCCGGGTGACCGCCCCCACGCGCCGCGGCCCCGCAACAGGGCGCAGCGATCACAAACTGGCGTGAGTCTGCCTCGATACTGTCGGTCCGATACTCCCCTGACTTGCGTGAAGTTCGGATTCTCAGGCCGAACCGATCCGTTTCCTGACCTCTTCGAGGTCGGTCTTTGATTGGGCGGGAATAGCGGATGGGTTGTTTTCCTGGATTTTGACCGCGTCGGCGATCGCCTTGCGTGCGTCATCCTTGCGGCCGAGGGCGTCGAGGATCTCGGCCTTGTGCATGAAAACAGAGACCGCCGTGAGCGGCGACATCTGCATGCCCTCGGCGCGGGCGATGGTGGCGAGGGCCTTGTCCTTGTCACCGGTCTTGAGGTAGCACACCGCGAGCGTGTCGAGCACGTCGGCGGTGGGGTTCTTCTCGGCCACCTGCTGGGCGAGCTTGAGGGCCTCGGCGGGCTGGCTGGTGCGCTTCACCAGGGTGTAGGCAAGATTGTTCATCACCTCGAGGTCGTCGGGGAACTCGGCGAGGCCGGCCTGCATGGCGGCGGCGGCCTCGGGGTAGCGCTCGGCGGCGTAGAGGTTGCTGCTGTAGGTGCGGTGGACCATCTGACGCAGCGGCTTGTTCTGGGAGGTGCGGAGGAGCTGCTTCATCACCTCGAAGCCCTGCTCACGCACGGCGGTGTCCTCCATCATGAGCATGCCGCGGAAGAACGAGGCCCACTCGGTGGAGCGGCCGGAGTTCATGAGGTCCTCGAGGAAGCTGCGCTGGGCGGAGCGCTCGGGGAGGATGCGGCGGAGCTCGCCGTACCACTGGAGCATCATGCGAGGATCGTCCGAGGGGACGATCGCGAGGGCGTCGGCAGCGGAGCGGAGGGCCTGCGCCGACTTGTTCTGCAGCATGGCGATGCGGGCCTGCACCATGAGGAGGCCGGGGTTGCTGGCAACGCGGGCCTTGAGCTGGGCGGAGTTGAGGACGCGCTCGGCGTCGGCCGCAAAGGGCTGGGGCTTGGCTGAGAGCAGCGTGTCGAGGTAGCGGAGGGCGGTGGTGTCGCTCGGGTCGATGCTGTAGGCCCGCTCCATGAAGCGGACGGCCTGCGACCAGCGGTCGCGGATGGCGAAGACCTGCGCCACCATGGTGAAGGCGCCCACGTCGCGCTGACGCTTAGTGAGGGCGCGGTCGGCGACCTCCAGGGCCTCCTGCTCGCGGCTGTTCTCGAGCATGTAGGCGATGAGGCCGCTGAGCAGCTCGTTGTCGTGCGGGTAGATGTCGAGCGCGGCCTTCAGGTCGTTGATGGCCCTCTCGGGATCGCTCAGGTCCTTGTACACCATGGCGCGGAGGCGGAGGGCCTGCCAGAGCTGCGGGTTGAGCTTCACGGCCTGCGTCAGGTCGGCCTCGGCGGCGCGGAAGAGCGGGCGGGCCTCGTCGGCCTGCTTGCCCGCGGCCGACTCCATGATCGCCTGCCCGCGGCGCATGAACACGGAAGCGTCCTGGGGGAAGCGCGCCACGGCGCGGTCGAGCAGGTCCATGCGGCCCTTGGCGTCCTTCTGCTGGTTCTTGATCTCGGCGGCGACGAGGATGGTCACTGCGTCGAGGTCAGGGGCCGTCAGCATGGGGGTGACGATGGCCGAGGCTTCGGTGAACTTGCCGAGCTGGAGGTAGCACTCCGCGAGGCGCTTTTCGTAGATGCGGTTGGGTGTGTCGGCCTTGGCCGCGAGGATCTGGCGGCAGGCCTCGGCGGCGCGGTCGAGCTTGTTGAGGGCCATGCACGAATCGGCGATGGCGCGGTCGATGTTGGCGGTGGCCTTGTCCTGGAAGGGGCGGGCGCGGTCGAGGATCGCGAGGCCGCCCTCGACGTCCTGGCGCTGCATGAGGAACTGGGCGTAGGCGACGAACGAGTCGGCGTTGAGCTTGCCCGCGGCCTCCTGCTGCTTGATGTAGTTCTCGAAGACCTCACGGGCCCTGGCGGCGTTGCG from Phycisphaerales bacterium harbors:
- a CDS encoding NAD-dependent epimerase/dehydratase family protein, with product MTPPPPASTTPGEHRRVVVSGGAGFIGSHLTELLLARGDHVTVVDNLSTGRRSNLPAMHERLRFVEADLKDALAAFGKGETFDEIYHLAAAVGVKLIIADPIRSIETNIEQTSALLRFAATRSREGRGVPTLIASSSEVYGKSTRSPFSEEDDVVYGPTTMSRWSYACTKAVDEYLALAYHAQQGLPAVVTRFFNTVGPRQVGEYGMVLPRFVQAALEGRDLEVYGDGTQSRCFCDVRDVVEVLPRLMANPACHGQVFNVGADTPITIGELASSVITTLRSTSGVRKIPYTQAYTRGFEDLGQRRPDLSRLRAAVGFAPRIPLERTILDVAASFSTDFKRGKQ
- a CDS encoding polysaccharide biosynthesis tyrosine autokinase: MTTLPASAAPVMNQPARMGSTATPPAALAAQAGSIDPLKLLNKYKLVLGGAAVAGAVLGVGAHLVLRTVAPKWSPVAIFNCLPPQEDVGGANAQYVGGQEMDRFMQTQVRMMTSDIVLAKVAEDPQLINKASGWAKQFLEVDGSTGMQAPRYDKMTEELRDIVGARVLPQTNLIELSVSDSNKEDATEILRLVREKYTLVLKSQTQDLSDDRVKAIRDQIDRYDIELKNLARKRDGLVTTMSLDAIRDAANATRMLLANTEEELQQVSLSLQSARKRLTQMQEQQQAGGFSPELLANIEKDPAVLEVQSMISKLETTRQMLLNRGLSPDHREVRMVDANLEGARQNLERVKSERLAKMFAGELDELAKGVAQLESQEEKLVQESGAYKRRLTDLTTAQGQLDDIENQIRTIMASKADTTASFQNLLSLQQMGSFNRVVLLQPEKTPNEMSFPKWKLMLPAGMILCVGLVGGLVVLREVVDQRVKGPSDISIIPRTKLLGWVPEASEDPSGVGATETAFRDRPRGIVAESFRQIRGSVAKRVAAADHKTLLVIAGMPGSGATSAVSNLAFAFAAADKRVLVVDANFRRPSLHRVMGLSEGKGLADVLARSVELTDAIQATSTPNLDVLSAGSKEHRVFERLATDAMTDVLNRARQDYDLILIDCAPAIVAGDGVALAHRCDASILVVRALAEKRGMIARVKNELSDGRSEFLGVVVNAVRSSSGGYMKGNIRAAHEYQQA